TTCGGTCTACAACCGCAGTCGCGAAAAAACCGACGAACTGATTGCCGAACATCCCGACAAGAAGCTCGTGCCGACCTACACGCTCGAAGAGTTCGTCCAGTCGCTCGAAACGCCGCGCCGCATTCTGATGATGGTCAAGGCCGGCGCCGGCACCGATGAAACCATCGCGCAACTGCGTCCGCTGCTGCAAAAGGGCGACATTCTCATCGACGGCGGCAATACGCATTTCACCGACACCATCCGCCGCAATCAGGACCTCGCGAAGTCGGGGCTGCATTTCATCGGCACGGGCGTGTCGGGGGGCGAGGAAGGCGCGCTGAAGGGCCCGTCGATCATGCCGGGCGGACAAAAGGAAGCCTACGAACTCGTCGCGCCGATTCTCACCGAGATCGCGGCAAAGGCGCCGGACGGCGAGCCGTGCGTCGCGTACATGGGCCCGGACGGCGCGGGTCACTTTGTAAAGATGGTGCACAACGGCATCGAATACGGCGACATGCAACTGATCGCCGAGAGCTACGACGTGCTGAAACGCGTCGCGGGCCTGTCCAACGAAGAACTGGGCCGCGTGTATGTCGAGTGGAATCAGGGCGAGCTGGACAGCTATCTGATCGAGATTACGTCGAAGATCTTTTCGAAGAAGGACGATGAGACCGGCAAAGATCTCGTCGATGTCATTCTCGACCGCGCCGCGCAAAAAGGCACGGGCAAGTGGACAAGCCAGAACGCGCTGGATCTGGGCGCGCCGCTGCAGTTGATCACGGAGGCTGTGTTCGCGCGCGTGCTGTCGTCGCTGAAGGATCAGCGTGTGGCCGCGAGCAAGGTGCTGGCGGGTCCGACGCCGAAGTTCGATGGCGATCGTTCGGCGTTTATCGAGGCGGTGCGGCGCGCGTTGTATCTGAGCAAGATTGTCTCGTATGCGCAGGGGTTTGCGCAGTTGCGCGCGGCGTCGGAGGAATACAAGTGGGATCTGCAATACGGCGAGATCGCGAAGATCTTCCGGGCGGGCTGCATTATCCGCGCGCGCTTCCTGCAGAAGATCACCGACGCGTACGCGACCAATCCGGCGCTCGCCAACTTGCTGCTCGATCCGTATTTCAGCGATATCGCGGCGAAGTATCAGGAAGCGCTGCGCGATGTCGTGGTCGCCGCGGTGAAGGCGGGCGTGCCGGTGCCGGCGTTCTCGTCGGCGATTGCGTACTTCGACGGGTATCGTTCGGAACGGCTCCCGGCGAATCTCGTGCAGGCGCAGCGCGATTTCTTCGGGGCGCATACGTTCGAGCGGGTGGACAAGCCGGGGAGTTTTCACGCGAACTGGGCGTGAGTTTGCGTTGAGTGGTTGAGAGCGGGGCGGCTTAGGCCGCCCTGTTTTTTTTGGGGGGTCTGGGAAGGTCGGGAACATTCCTTCGAGGTTGGCCGGAGCCGACTACGCTTGGACGTTCCCTCAAGGCATTCTGAGAGCTTCGAACGCAGAGCTTTGTTCGCGCAGGACGCTGTCATTTATCTACCTTTACCAACGCAAGAATTCGTACGGCATGCCGTTATCAAGAAGGGGATCCCGGGCGAAATGCCCTACAGAGAATAATGATGAGCCAGGACGATTTGAAAAAGGCAAATACGCGCCGCGTTAGGGCCGCGCAAACCGCTAAGACTTGGGAGAATGAAAATGTGCGCCGAGAACGACTCACGCGGCACACTTGCACGGTCACTTGCAACGGGATCACGACTGAATATGATTCGGTCCACGCCGGATTCAAAGCGCACGGCTTGCCGACTGGGAGCCATATTGCGTTTCGCAAGGAGGCGAAAACTGTGGGCCATGCGACCTTTGAACATGAAGGAAAATTCTACTTGTTCAAAACGTTCCCGAAAGACTCGGCCATTGTTTCGAAAGCGGATAAGTCAGAGCCACCACATAAGATTAACGAATGGAAGAACGCAAAGTCGGGGGAGCAGACAGTCGATGAGCAACTGGCCATCGTTTATAGAGTCATGATGTATGCGGCGGGAACCGGGTTATTCAATGCGACCAAGACGCGGGCAATCTATAGCCACGTCATGGCGAGCAAACTCAAAATGCAATTGAGGACCTTTACGGGCAAGGTATCCCGCGCTGCCGCCGCCGATCCAGAAGCAAAGCTGATCCTCGAACATTTTCATCGCTTACAGCATAAGCTCACCCTGCTTGTCGCGGAGCATATGAAGAACGGGCCGGACGTCGCGGCCTTTATTGAAGCGGTGCGGCGCATGGAGCAGGTGCATATCGTCACGTTCGAGGAGAACTATGCGGCACATCGGGCCAAAGGCTGCTATGTCACCGCAGGCATCGACTTGCTGGATTGGCTTGACCTGCCTGAGGATGTCCGCCGGACACTGTACTGGCGCAAACTGCACGGAGCGGTTTCGAACGCAAAACAGTTCGCGGTCTGATGCCGTAGCTTATAGGTACGTAGTTTCTGTTCAGTTCCTGAAGGTCTTCAACGACTGAAAATTGCGGCTTAAACGACATACCGGTCTCGATTTCTTTGAACCAAGGTGAGTTGCAGCGATTCACATCTCATCCATTCGTTATTGTGCTCACATGCTCAATGAATTCAGCGTGAGTCATATCCAGAGGCACGCTAGGTACACTAAAACGAGCCAGCCGGCGGAAAACGCGCTGAGCGTATGCCAGGTGTACGACACGTCAATAACACCGAAGTGGGACGCCATTGGGACTGCCCACATGGGTAGCAGCGCGAAAGCAATCGCGGCAACGGCAAAAACCATGCAGAACTTTCCCGCCCAGACTGCGGCACTGGCTTGGCCCTTGGCAAGCAATTGCTGGCTCGGGGTCGCTGCGTTGTCTCCGAGAACGAATCTTGCGATAGTTTCGAAGTTCTCAGGGACGACCGCCGCGCCGTGGCCTCCTCGTATGTAAGTTACCTCATACACCGGCGGATCTCTATCTGCGAAGCCTGTGTGCCCCGCACTGCCCAGATCCGACTTCATCTTGCGCAAACGCTCGAAGATAGAAGGGAAAATGGCGACTACCCAATCGGCCGATGCCACAAAGTTCTGAAGCGTGGTCAGTCGACGTTCATTGATATGTTTGCTCCAAGGGAAACTTCGATTCACGACACTTCCAGCAAAGACCGCGCGCTCGAATGCGCACGCGGGATATTTTTCCAATGCGCTCGCAAGCAAGTAGGTCCCGTTACTGTGCCCGACGAAAGACATCGCGGCTTGGGGATATTTAGCCAGTGCCTCTGTGTATTGATCCATGAACCAACGCACGTTTTTCTGGCGTTCAGGCTGAAGCATAAATCCGGCGATCGGAAAATAACCATAGCCGGAGGTGACGACACGCGCCTTTATGGATGTTCGTCCTGCTATGTCGTAGATGAAAGGTGCAAGTCTTTGCGTCCAGTTTCCATAGTCGCGGATACCATGCATGACGAAGACGACATGTTGGACATCCGGCTCTGCCTTGAAGGCCACGATCATGTCGCTTTTGATTTTCGTGCTGTCCACCAGTAACGCGTCGAGAAATATCTGCTTTCGAAGCGCGCCGGTCTGTCCCGAGAAATCAATGACGTTCGTGTGGCCGGTATCGGGAACCGACCGGTACACAAACGAGGCACCGCTTTGAATGTCGACGTTGTCTCGCTCGTCGACGATATCGTCTATCGTTCCAAGAAGTTGCACCGTCATCGGAATCGGAGGTGCAAGTGACGAATCACGCAGAAGGCTGACCCACTGAATCCTCAAGTTAGCGACGAAGGGCGCTCCTTCGCGAACGCTGTTGATCAGACGGGCGAGTCGGAACCAATGCCAGAGTTGCGAGCAAGTATTGAAGGCAAGCCACTTCGGCCAGGACAACTCTTTGGCCTTTTGACGTAACTCCCATCCT
This portion of the Caballeronia insecticola genome encodes:
- the gndA gene encoding NADP-dependent phosphogluconate dehydrogenase; translation: MSKQAIGVVGLAVMGRNLALNIESRGHAVSVYNRSREKTDELIAEHPDKKLVPTYTLEEFVQSLETPRRILMMVKAGAGTDETIAQLRPLLQKGDILIDGGNTHFTDTIRRNQDLAKSGLHFIGTGVSGGEEGALKGPSIMPGGQKEAYELVAPILTEIAAKAPDGEPCVAYMGPDGAGHFVKMVHNGIEYGDMQLIAESYDVLKRVAGLSNEELGRVYVEWNQGELDSYLIEITSKIFSKKDDETGKDLVDVILDRAAQKGTGKWTSQNALDLGAPLQLITEAVFARVLSSLKDQRVAASKVLAGPTPKFDGDRSAFIEAVRRALYLSKIVSYAQGFAQLRAASEEYKWDLQYGEIAKIFRAGCIIRARFLQKITDAYATNPALANLLLDPYFSDIAAKYQEALRDVVVAAVKAGVPVPAFSSAIAYFDGYRSERLPANLVQAQRDFFGAHTFERVDKPGSFHANWA
- a CDS encoding alpha/beta fold hydrolase yields the protein MRLENTKAEVRGASESLVVVVHGWTGSSYKMHDVRSAVKDAMPNADLLIPDYAAGFLSSEDPIEITEALVRCISDAVMAREARGSPYKEIILIGHSLGALLVRKAYVFSRGKNQDRASYLSPAPQAWGALVSRIILLAGTNRGWELRQKAKELSWPKWLAFNTCSQLWHWFRLARLINSVREGAPFVANLRIQWVSLLRDSSLAPPIPMTVQLLGTIDDIVDERDNVDIQSGASFVYRSVPDTGHTNVIDFSGQTGALRKQIFLDALLVDSTKIKSDMIVAFKAEPDVQHVVFVMHGIRDYGNWTQRLAPFIYDIAGRTSIKARVVTSGYGYFPIAGFMLQPERQKNVRWFMDQYTEALAKYPQAAMSFVGHSNGTYLLASALEKYPACAFERAVFAGSVVNRSFPWSKHINERRLTTLQNFVASADWVVAIFPSIFERLRKMKSDLGSAGHTGFADRDPPVYEVTYIRGGHGAAVVPENFETIARFVLGDNAATPSQQLLAKGQASAAVWAGKFCMVFAVAAIAFALLPMWAVPMASHFGVIDVSYTWHTLSAFSAGWLVLVYLACLWI